Within Bdellovibrio bacteriovorus HD100, the genomic segment AGACATGTTCGGAAAAACTATGAGAATTTCCGACGAGCTGATGTACCGCTGGTACGAGCTTTTGACTGACGTCGGTGCTGCTGGTTTGAATCAGCTGCGTGCGGATGTGGCCGAAGGCCGCAAGCACCCGCGCACAGTGAAAGTGGAGCTGGCAAAATTCCTTATTAAACGTTTCCATTCCCAGGCTGAAGCGCAAGCGGCGGAAGACGAGTTCAACCGCATCTTCGTGGAAAAAGGTCTGCCGGATGAAGTGCCTGACTTTGAAGTCGAAGCCGAGACCCAAATGGGGCTGGCGGCATTGATGGTGAAAGCCCAGCTGGCGGCTTCCAACAGTGAAGCCGGTCGCCTGATCCAGGGTGGAGGTGTTCAGATTGACGGCGAGAAGGTTTCCGACCCTCGTTTGAAAATCGACCTGAAGTCCGGAGCAAGCTTCGTGCTGAAAGCCGGTAAAAAGAAATTCGTTAAGATTGTTGTTAAGTAGTCAGAACTGATCGGGGATCCGAGTTATGAAAATCAAATTTCTTCCGCAGAATATCGAAGTCGAAGGAACTCCTGACAAGAGCCTTTTGCAGATTGCAACGGAGAACAAACTGGAAATCCGATCCATCTGCAAAGGTGTTCCATCCTGTGCGGAATGCCGGGTGCGTATCGCCGAGGGCGAGTCCAACACTCTGCCCCCGACGAAAGCCGAGTTGAGCCTGATCGGAACGAGTCACTTTATTGATGGCCGCCGTTTGAGCTGCCAGGTTCGTTGTTATGGCGATGTCACCGTGGATCTGACTGAACAGGTTCAAAAGAGTGAAAACAAAGTCAAAAAAATCAGGGGCTTCCGCGCCAACAAACAGGTTGAATCCAAGGCCGTCAACGACACGATGCTTTTGACTGAAAAGCCGGAAGACCGTCCACAGCATCAGCAGGCAGACCGCAGTGCTGACTCAGCTGAAATTTCTTCTGAGATGGCCGCTGAAGGTGAGGCGACAGAGCAATCTCAAAGTCAGCCAAAGCAACAGCAGCAGCAACAACAAAAGCAGCGTCAGCAGCAACAGAACCGCCCGCAGCAGCAAAAGCAGCAGGGTGGTGGCGGTGGCAATCGCAACCAGCAGCAGAATCAAAAGCAAGGTCAGCAGAAACAAGGCGGCCAGCAACAGAAGCAGGGCCAGCAAAAACAGGGGCAGCCGAAGCAGCAGCAAAATCAAAAGCCGCAGCAACAGCAGAACCAGAATCGCAATCAGAATCAAAATCGCAATCAGCAGCAGGGCCAGAAGCCCCCGCAGAATCAGCAGCCAAAGCCGGACCGTAAGGACGATCAATAATCCACGCGGTCTGGACCTGTGGGCAGTGTCCTGTAAACAGATCTTTACCGATAAGTTTCAAGGATGTCACACAAGATCACTTTCCGGGAACGGGGACAAGGGCCACTGCTAATACTTCTTCATGGTTATGGAGGAAGTGTTCACCATTGGGAATCCATCGCGGAAACCCTGTCGGCTCATTACCGTGTGATCGTTCCTAATCTAAGCCACATCTACATGAGCAGCGATAAGCTGTTCTTTACTGTGCAAATCGAAGCCGTCGCCAAGTTTATCCGTGAAAACTTCCCGGGTGAAAAGGTCAGTCTTGCAGGTTTAAGTTACGGTGGCGCTTTGTCCTGGGGCCTGGCCACGCAGCATCCGGATCTGGTTGAAAAAACTGTTTTGATCAATCCGATGGTGACCGATCCTATTCGCCACTTCCTGCCTAAAGAATTGAAATTCTTTTTCGCCATTCCGCTCAACTTAAAAAGTGTCTATGTGATGCTTTCAACTCCGATGGGGCGGGCGTTCCTGAAGCGTTCGGCGCAGATCTTCCGCGATGAGCGCAGTGAAGGGGTGGTTTCGGTGG encodes:
- a CDS encoding 2Fe-2S iron-sulfur cluster-binding protein yields the protein MKIKFLPQNIEVEGTPDKSLLQIATENKLEIRSICKGVPSCAECRVRIAEGESNTLPPTKAELSLIGTSHFIDGRRLSCQVRCYGDVTVDLTEQVQKSENKVKKIRGFRANKQVESKAVNDTMLLTEKPEDRPQHQQADRSADSAEISSEMAAEGEATEQSQSQPKQQQQQQQKQRQQQQNRPQQQKQQGGGGGNRNQQQNQKQGQQKQGGQQQKQGQQKQGQPKQQQNQKPQQQQNQNRNQNQNRNQQQGQKPPQNQQPKPDRKDDQ
- a CDS encoding alpha/beta fold hydrolase, coding for MSHKITFRERGQGPLLILLHGYGGSVHHWESIAETLSAHYRVIVPNLSHIYMSSDKLFFTVQIEAVAKFIRENFPGEKVSLAGLSYGGALSWGLATQHPDLVEKTVLINPMVTDPIRHFLPKELKFFFAIPLNLKSVYVMLSTPMGRAFLKRSAQIFRDERSEGVVSVETLKGRKLQFVAHMIHHFAWILRSEDWAYWHTRLYAYRGECRLIFDEKDLLFDQTAYRHFANHIGCEDVVILTGAGHLAIKTQPEEISRLIREFLSESVAA